Proteins encoded within one genomic window of Lysinibacillus sphaericus:
- a CDS encoding LCP family protein — protein sequence MKRTNVKKKKRSSKASLIIKVALLLVASLLICVTAYGVYITKQAEHAANSAHEVLEGRDVSALREEKVEPVNDNVSILFVGVDDSENRGQGSENSRSDALILATLNNTTKTIKMLSIPRDSYVYIPSVGYKDKITHAHALGGTLSTIETVEKLFDVPIDYYVRMNFNAFIDVVDALGGIEAEVPYALHEKDEFDRNTINLKPGLQHLNGSQALALARTRKQDSDIQRGIRQQEILTAITNKVASVDSITKYDDVIKAIGDNMKTNMTFSEMKSFLSYLTKGKPRIDSLTLEGNDDMSTGVYYYQLDQQSVDDVSEILNNHLARKKSSSALTNSNTDKDNAAGDDSSTNESAQ from the coding sequence ATGAAAAGAACGAATGTAAAAAAGAAGAAGAGGTCTTCTAAAGCTTCTTTGATTATAAAAGTAGCATTACTTCTAGTTGCTAGTTTACTAATTTGCGTTACGGCCTATGGTGTTTATATTACAAAGCAAGCTGAACACGCAGCCAACTCAGCACATGAAGTATTAGAAGGTCGAGATGTCTCTGCTTTACGAGAAGAAAAAGTAGAACCGGTTAATGATAATGTGTCGATTTTATTTGTTGGTGTCGATGATAGTGAAAATCGTGGGCAAGGTTCTGAAAACTCACGCTCAGATGCACTGATTCTTGCAACTTTAAACAATACTACGAAAACTATTAAAATGTTAAGTATCCCTCGTGATTCTTACGTTTATATCCCTTCAGTAGGCTATAAAGATAAAATTACTCATGCCCATGCGTTAGGTGGTACGCTTTCGACAATTGAAACGGTTGAAAAACTTTTTGATGTTCCGATTGATTACTATGTCCGCATGAACTTCAATGCGTTTATTGATGTCGTGGATGCTTTAGGTGGTATCGAAGCAGAAGTACCATATGCTCTACATGAAAAAGATGAATTTGATCGTAATACAATCAACCTCAAGCCAGGTTTACAGCATTTAAACGGTAGTCAAGCACTTGCACTTGCACGTACACGTAAGCAAGATAGCGATATCCAACGCGGTATACGTCAACAAGAAATTTTAACTGCTATCACAAATAAAGTAGCATCTGTTGATTCTATTACAAAATACGACGATGTTATTAAAGCAATCGGCGATAACATGAAGACAAATATGACATTTAGTGAAATGAAATCCTTCCTGTCTTATTTAACAAAAGGTAAGCCACGTATTGATTCATTAACATTAGAAGGTAACGACGATATGTCTACAGGTGTTTATTATTATCAATTAGACCAACAATCAGTTGATGATGTATCTGAAATTCTTAACAACCACCTTGCAAGAAAAAAATCGTCTTCTGCTTTAACAAATAGTAATACTGATAAAGACAATGCGGCTGGCGATGACAGTTCAACAAACGAGTCAGCACAATAA